The region AGTAAAGCTGCTAGCCAAATCCAAGGCAAACTTCCTGGCCCTCCACATGTAATCGCTATAGCCATACCTGCAATATTCCCGGTACCAAAATTGCCAGCTAAAATGCCTGCAACTGCCTCATATCGAGATATTTTTCCACTTTGAACAGAGCCATGCTCTTCCTCGCTTTTCAACATTAAACTAAACCCCAAACGGAGAGAAGAAAATTGTAAGCCACGAAGTTTCCACGTCAATGCGCCACCCAACAATAGGATTATCGGGAAAACACCAAACGATATACAAACACTATTTAGGTATTCTAGAAAATATAACATTATCTCTCTCGCTGCTATTTGTTTTGTTCCTATTTGGAAAGCTAGATAGCAAACAGCTAAAGGCCTCCCATCCTCGTTCTTAGGGGAAAGGAAGCCTTATTTCGGAGATCTTAAGAAGGTTGAGATACTACGATATCAACAAGCTCAGGCCACCTTTCCCCGTGCACAATGGTGGACACGGACCCGGTATCTAGCCCTAGAGCGGAAGCAAACGCGGCAATGTCATCTTGAGTGATCACGCCTTTAGTAGCAGCTTCGGAAAAAACATTACTCAACTCAGTAATGAACATGTTCCAAATCCAATCACGCCCTTGCATCTTTTTGATTCCTTCAATAAGAGAGGGATGCTCAGCAAGGAACTTTAGTAAAGCCAAAGGATGAATCTCGCGAACTCGGGATAACGCGCTCATAATCTCGCCCTGCGACATAGCCAACGAAACAGAAGACTTTTCAGCAGCAGCAGTTACAACAAAGGAGATATCCTTCTTGTCCTGCTCTGTTATCTGATCTGTATACTGTTTAAAGTTAACCTGCACTTGATGCGTGTCCTTCCTACTAAATCGATTACGTCGCGCAAACAACCTACGCGAACGACGTGAATATTCCCTATTGTTTCTGGGTTTTTTAGAACTTTCCCCAAGTATAGCAGATTCGTTATTTATGTCTTTGGAGTTTTTTGATGCATAAAACCCACATGGATTCAAACAACAACTGCTTAAACCAGTAAGCAGAAGTAAACCACCAAAACTATACTTATAGATAAAGTTTTTCATCTCTTGTTATAAAGTTAAAAATAAAATTTATAATATTATAACAAAAATAGAATAAAAATATTAGAAATATAGTTATTTTAATAATAAAACCAAGATCTTTATAAAACTAAATCATATATGTAAATAAACTTTTAACGCGTCTCCTAGAAATGATTCTTGAGTTTCTCAAGTTGATTTGTTATTGGGCATTTTGTTATCAAAAGTAGGTTCCGTTTCAGCTATTTGCTAAGAGAATTTAACACAAAATTGGCCGTCAGAGGATCGTATGTTAAAAATCCTTAAATTTCGTAGTATTGTTTGTATAGGACTCTGTTCGTTAAGTATTCCTTACAATACTTATGCAGCTATGAGCTATCCTTCTACTATTTCGACGACAACATCCCTCTCTAGCAAATTAAAAATTGGCTCCGATGCTTGGATTGAGTCTAAGTTGCGCCAATATCCTGAACTCCTGTGGCTTACCGAACCCACTCCATTATCTAATACTTTAGAGAATCCTCTTGGTAGTGTTTTTTCTCCTGCTTTATTCGGAAAGCAGCTGCCAGCTTTGGATATAGCTCTTAGAAGCATGGTTACCCTACACTTGTTTATACAGGGCTCCCGTCAAGCATACACTCAACTATCACAGTTGTATACGACTGATGATCGTCTTACTTTCAAACAATTTCAGTCTGTCCATAGACAACTTATCCACTTTTTGAATTCTGCAAAGCAATTTGACGATATGCTTAAAATCCTAGAAACTGCGATTGTTTTGAGACATATTGGCTGTTCTGTCAAAGCTGCGGCCACATTCAAGCCCTACTTTTCAGAGTCGCATCTGGATGGATTTTATACTAAAGCTATGCACGTCTTACGTACATTCCCAGATTTGAGTCCTTCTTTTTCCCGTCTCTCTCCTGAACAAAAGGAAGTATTTTTCTCACTACGTCGTATGGCAAATTATAATATGTTGATGAATCTATCTAGCATGCCAACGACACAACTTCTTTCAGTTGGTAGATCGAAACGCTCATTGATCGTTCTAGATTTGTATCTCTATTCATTAGATATGTGCGGCACTCAGTCCTGCTCTCAAGAATTTTATCATAATTTCAGTCCCCTCCTTGCTATGCTACAACAGCATGCAACTGTGGAGGAAGCTTTTTCACGATACTTTACTTACAGAGCCAATCGTCTTGGCCTGGAAGGAGTTTCAAGAACCGATATGACTTTAGTAAGATTAGCAACCTTAATGCAACTGCCTTCCAATGAAGTTGCTAACCTTACATCGAGTTTTAAAGGCCTTCCTTTAGAAGAAGCAGAAACTCTAATTAACACTTTTTGTACACCTCAAGGCGAGCTTATTTCTCTAGAAATTCGTGGCCTTCCC is a window of Chlamydia ibidis 10-1398/6 DNA encoding:
- a CDS encoding Na+/alanine symporter; amino-acid sequence: MLYFLEYLNSVCISFGVFPIILLLGGALTWKLRGLQFSSLRLGFSLMLKSEEEHGSVQSGKISRYEAVAGILAGNFGTGNIAGMAIAITCGGPGSLPWIWLAALL